A genomic window from Algoriphagus sp. Y33 includes:
- a CDS encoding FecR family protein — translation MNGFHPRSIEDFLKCADFIDWINNPKPNTDKFWEDWCARNPDKINMLQHARELLQGMKLEENNKLDKKERNQILEKLIIENRAYNRRRITEYREKMSRSTSIRIRAVAASVVLIGVLFFGRSLLTEKENTPVHNEISWVTKVVPRGIKKVFTLPDNSVVTVNSGSEFSYSSDFSNDRMVKLKGQAFFEVTSDPKRPFRVVSKDITTMVLGTSFDMKAYDDGSDLHVAVVSGKVEVKTEVGLNSLLTKGEVSFYNPELQAMQKTDYDYEELIGWKDKIIKFDRASYNEVFRVLSNWYDIDFIVDPSLRLRGKYTAKFKDQSLPNVIIGLEHSSNLKFEFQGKQVLVSRKQQNDIK, via the coding sequence ATGAACGGATTTCACCCAAGAAGCATAGAAGACTTTCTAAAGTGTGCTGATTTTATTGATTGGATCAATAACCCCAAACCAAATACAGACAAATTTTGGGAAGACTGGTGTGCAAGAAACCCTGATAAAATAAATATGCTCCAGCACGCCAGAGAGCTTTTACAGGGAATGAAGCTGGAAGAAAACAATAAGCTGGATAAGAAGGAACGAAATCAGATTTTAGAAAAATTGATCATTGAAAACAGGGCATATAACCGTAGGAGGATAACGGAGTATAGAGAGAAGATGTCTAGAAGCACTTCCATTCGAATAAGGGCAGTTGCGGCCTCGGTTGTGTTGATTGGAGTCCTGTTTTTTGGAAGAAGCTTACTGACTGAAAAAGAAAATACACCTGTTCACAATGAAATCTCTTGGGTTACGAAAGTAGTTCCCAGAGGAATTAAGAAAGTATTTACCTTACCTGATAACTCTGTTGTCACTGTTAATTCAGGCTCAGAATTTTCGTATTCTTCTGATTTTAGTAATGATAGAATGGTGAAATTAAAAGGGCAGGCATTTTTTGAAGTAACAAGTGATCCCAAACGCCCTTTTAGAGTTGTAAGCAAAGATATTACTACAATGGTCTTGGGTACTTCATTTGATATGAAGGCATATGATGATGGTAGTGACCTACACGTGGCTGTCGTTTCAGGAAAGGTAGAAGTGAAAACTGAGGTAGGACTTAACAGTCTTCTTACAAAAGGAGAAGTCTCTTTTTACAATCCCGAGCTCCAAGCTATGCAAAAGACTGATTATGATTATGAAGAGCTTATTGGTTGGAAAGACAAAATAATCAAATTCGACAGAGCATCTTATAACGAGGTGTTTAGGGTGCTCTCTAATTGGTATGACATAGATTTTATAGTAGATCCATCATTGCGATTAAGAGGAAAATACACAGCTAAATTCAAAGACCAAAGCCTTCCTAATGTTATAATAGGATTGGAGCATTCATCTAATCTGAAGTTTGAATTTCAAGGAAAACAAGTCCTTGTTAGCCGAAAACAGCAAAATGATATTAAATGA